TCTGGAGCAGGACGTGGAGCCGACGCAGGGCCTTAACGCCATCTCCATCAGCAAAGATGACATGGACGTCGAGTTTCTAGAAAGTGAGTCAGAACTTGTTCTCAGCTTTGCCTCGACGCAGAGATTTAAAATGCCCCGAGACGTTTTCACTGATTTATTGTTCTTGTCTTGGTTCTGTAGAGAGTTTATGGCTGAAGTTATTAATAGTTTAAACATGAAACAACAATAACAGTACAGCAGAATTTTACTCTACATCTTCAAAACAtggtttttaaatcttttagggttacaacaaattattattttagttattgattaatcggataaaacaAAATGGCACATCTGGCAGAAATttcatttaaaccttttttatacagtattagaaatacattaaaatattaaagtaaacaaATAGTCCAACcccttttttaacattttattgcctaaaacaACGTagtattttagtattttttttctagcttctactgcaaatatcttgttgagatcaatttaaaaagtaacttttcagtaagaaatatgagcttgtttaagtcaataatttaatattgatgaaaagtactagttccattagcttattgtcatttattatgtgaaataatttgttaCTATAACAAGCACTGtttcttgtatttctttttgtaatgttacttctaagttagtttttcaagtgtaccaagatatttgaactagaaactagaacaaaaatacttgcaagattttgtatttttgcagtgtaacatCTGTTtccttgattattttttggattgaAATGTTTATCTATTTTGTGCAGCATTTGCTTAATTACTGCTAAGAGTGTATTATCTTTCAGAAAATAGCTTTTTCTTGAGTCTGTTTGCTCTGTGCACTTTCCTGAATGAAAACccttcattttgtgtttaaaacgAAGAAATCAGTATGAGGGCAAATAGGTTTTTGCAGCACAGTACACTTTATCTCACACATGACCAATGAAACACTGTAAACCAAAACTCATTACCAAAAATGTTggtttgtttgtctgtctgttttAAAGTGGAAttggtcaaaataaaacaatttctctGTCTTAATTTATTGCTTCATTTTAATTAGTTGTAGTCTCATTATTgcattaaattatatattttcattcCAGTGCCAAGTAGGTGACTTTgtacttttatattttgagtctcttttattttactttaaatgtaaataattcaaGACATTTAGATGTTGAAACATTTGAACTAAGGTCGGTTTGTGTCTGTTTCAGTCGGCGGTGGGGAGAATCTGCGGCCGTACTGGCAGAAGTACACGCCCAAAGctctgctgctggtgtttgtgGTCGACTCCGCCAACCCAGAGCTTTTTCCAGTCACCAAGAAACATTTACACGATCTGCTGGTCCTTCACCCCCACCTGCCTTTAATGGTGCTGGCCAACAAACAGGTGAGAAGAAAAAGGATGTCACGGATTTTAAAGTTGCTTGcttgaacaggttagaataGATCAATGGGcgaaacaaaacatgttcattacattttctgcacaaaattattaaatgatCAGATTTTAGTTAcgtcagttctgcctattttgaacTCCTGCTTTAGTATGTCTGCATATCAGGGCCATTGTAAATGGATAAagggagtaaatttctgccaaaaaaacatagaaattttgagattaatctcagattttttttttgaaaaaaacttgaaaatttctgagttctaatagtcaaacatttgcaagaaaaaaactcaaatttaaaatttttgactttaacAAGCTCAGAAAATGTCCAAGTATTTTTGAGAAGATTTCTCATATTAATCTCAATTTATACAATTTTTGGCGGCAATTTACAATGGTCCTAATACGACGTTGTAGTTTTAAGgcctctttaaatccaaataagctgcttctGGACACGCCCCCTAACACgtgcatgtgaaaatggctgcaaacagttGCAttattatacaaccgtacatctttgaatagcagaagtagagcctcctgtacaaccaataagaatgctacaagtggtttctggattgtaagtcaacaacaaaactgttggcttttccagcagccattgcacaGCTCATACGCATACAGCCAGATGaacaaacgtgctggagctcagcttgagTTACTAGGTAACTTGCTGGACttagctggggttgctaggtaacggacaGTGACTGCTGATTTGTTACATTCCGAATGTTTCTGAAACAAGTCGTTTTCAACTTGTCAAAAAGCGGCTaggtggttttgttttttcagtgcttgggctgtttttaggagctgtagaaacccaaatggtaGTACAAACATGTGGAAACTTTGCGTAGAAAGTcctcttttaataaaaattaaaagctaaCTATGAGTTTTACTTCTAATGAAGTCAAAAGAGTTGCTTTATTTATGTGGAGCCAGGTGTCGTCatgattattttctgatttcagGATCTTCCCACATCCTGTAACATCACTGACCTCCATGACGCTCTGTCCCTGTCTGAAGCCGGGGACCGCCGGCTGTTCCTCATCGGTACCCATGTGAGGAAGGGCGACTCGGAGCTCTGCTCAGGGGTCCAGGATGCTCGGGACCTGATCTTCCAGATGGTTTCTGGAGACAGATAAATTATGGAGGTTTAGAAATGATGCAGTGTTGCTGAGCCAATGCAAcaaatcctttatttttttcatttgcattcttatttaaagaaatgggAGGACATCAAAGGTTTTAAGTTCATGGCGATTTTGTTACAAGCTTTAGgtgttttaaagctttaaaacatttattgttaattAATGTGCTTtaagaaaagaataaataacagacagaaaaataaacccaTTAAAGTCTCTTGGAGGGAAATAGTAAGTCTGCACTTTTCATGTGAGtaacaaaattatatttggtTATTGGTCAAGTTTAGAGCAGTTACGTTTTTCAGCCACTTGGAGCCGCCAATGAGCtgattcatttatatttaaacttttctgttaatttcaaattaaaaacctgcagcagaaacactacacactgttttattttactgtgcaaaaacagttttctgttctaaatgtttattttgatcGTAAGTTgacaggatttcttttttttaagctgttaAGCAggtggatgtttttattttacccatttcattttctgtttcttttcctttctttattaaatctgtGGAAATCTGTTTAGTTCACTTGGCTTACAAATGTTTCATAAAGCTGAGCAAAACTAAAAgtctcaataaaaaaagacaattatttGTTCAATACTCTTCTTTTTtgcactaaaaataaattttttacaaaactttctGGTTGATTTTTGGATGACTATATGTCATTTGGATGACAGATCGGTGACATAAAAATTCCCCACATTATAATGGAAAATAAAGCTGAATAATTCCTAACTTCTACCTCCAGTGTGAAAAAACCTTTAAGAAAATAACTAACTTTAACCTTTCAGGGAAAAACTAAGTGTTCACATCCTTTATTACCTTTAGATTTCATCATGGGGAATATCGTGGCCTCATTTTGTGATGATTTGagagcacatttttattttcaacttaCAAAGAGATGCAAAT
This Xiphophorus hellerii strain 12219 chromosome 23, Xiphophorus_hellerii-4.1, whole genome shotgun sequence DNA region includes the following protein-coding sequences:
- the arl9 gene encoding ADP-ribosylation factor-like protein 9, yielding MLGLRNAGVLGASAVLAGGVAYLIWSYGSSRKEKKLETRPGEDGRNGREEVEVGKEKEAPVEETVVPAKAATTAAARPVESEGTQVLVLGLDGAGKTSLLHCFSSGSLEQDVEPTQGLNAISISKDDMDVEFLEIGGGENLRPYWQKYTPKALLLVFVVDSANPELFPVTKKHLHDLLVLHPHLPLMVLANKQDLPTSCNITDLHDALSLSEAGDRRLFLIGTHVRKGDSELCSGVQDARDLIFQMVSGDR